A stretch of DNA from Cannabis sativa cultivar Pink pepper isolate KNU-18-1 chromosome X, ASM2916894v1, whole genome shotgun sequence:
tcactttctctctctttctcatttgctctctctctctctctctctctctctctatcactGCCTActgccaccaccaccaccaccaactCAACGTCTCGGCCAACTGCCGCCTACACCTTCACCATTTTCAACCTCAAGGTCCACCACACTCAACAAAGCAATGGGTAAGTGTTTTTCTTAGTAAATAGTATTGTTTTTTGTTATATTGTATGGATCTGAACGTTGTTAGTTGTAATTTGTGGCTTTTGTGTCCTTAAAATGGAGGTAGAGTTTGTTCCGAACAGTCtgtggttttctgggtttttacaTTTTTGTGCGATTTTATGCAACTTTATACGATTCTTTGTGCGATTTCATGAGAAATCTGAGGTTAGGGATGACATGATTAATTTTGGCGACATTGTACGATGGTTATGCGATTATGTGCGATTTTGATGTTAGGCGATTTGTGTGCGACATGTTGTGCAGCATTGTGCGATTTTGTCATGTATGTGTTCTTGTGCGACTTTATGCGATATTGTTCCTTTTCTGTGCGATTATTGTGCGACTTTATACTTCACCATATTATTGTTGTATTAGGCGACGTTGTGCGACCTCTGTAGTACCTTGTGCGATGTATGTGCAATATTGTATGCtgattttttatgtttatttcttTGTATTTTTCTGTGGGACAGATTCAATTGTATTTGTGCATGTGTTGTATGATGGCGTTTGGACTGTGGAGGGTTTCAACTGGGTATTTGATTCCTCAAAAAGTAAGACATTGATGTTTGACATTGACTCTACACTAGAAAAGGTGCGTGAAGTTTTGCATGAGGAGTTGGATGTGGACCCATTGGTGTATGAATTGAAGTTAGAAGTGGTTTACATGTACATGAAAGGCACTAAGTTTTCGCCTGAGGTTTTAGTGAAAGATAGTCAACTACGAGTATTCTTGAGCATGAAGCCAAAAATGAGTGTGGACAACTTGTTGCCACTATTTGTGACTAAGGTGAGGAAGAATGTGAATTCAGAGCCTACTCCCAGAAATGTAACCCCTAGAAGTGTTGTTGGGACGTCTGTCCCAGAAACTGATCTGGTGGTTGGTTTGAATGAGCAAGTTGGCACTAATATACATGATGAGAGAGTGGGTATCGCATTTGATCATTCAGATGAGTTCGATGCTCCCTTTTACAATAATGATCCTGTGGTTGATTTGGGTGTGGATGATGATGTGGCTACAGATGTACTTCCCCTGAGGATGGAACTAACTCCAAGCAACCAAGTAGAGCGACAAAGAAGAACCCCCGTAGTGAGAATCACCAAACACCAGGAACTAGTAGCAGTCGACCAGGTCCTTCTAATAGTGCTCCTGTATCTGAATTTGAAGTTTCTACTAAATTCAAACCTCTTGTGTGGACAAGGGAAGACATAGAGGAAAATAATGTGTGTACAACATCTCTTAGTGGTACGCCTTCAGGGGAGATATATCTTGGCAAGTTGTACAAAAACAAGGAAGAATTGAAGAATGTAGTGGGAAGGTATgcactgaaaaataattttgagtggATGGTAAGTAAGTCTGGCACTGATGTGTTTTACGTTACTTGTAAGGATGaaaattgtaaatggagattaaGGGGGAAGAAGAAGGCACTTTGTGACATGTTTGAGGTTACTGTGtttcacaatgaacacacatgtaacttggATTCTAGACATTCTGATCACCGGCAAGCAGCACCGTGGGTTATTGGTCACattattaagaacaagtacacaTCAGATGGATCTAACTACAAGCaaaagacatacagagggatATGTTTGATGAATATGGCATCAAGATGAGTtatgagaaagcttggagatGCAGAGAGAAGGCAGTTATGTACAAGAGGGGTACTCCAGCAGAATCTTATACGAAGTTATATGGTTACTTCTACATGCGggaacagaagaatccaggtACTATTACTGACATTGTCAGCGAGGATAACcggttcaagtactgtttcTGGTCACTCGATGCTTGTAGGAAGGGATTTAAGTTTTGTCGTCCTGTGATTAGTATGGACGGAACattcttgaagacgaagtatGGAGGAACACTGTTAGTTGTTGTTGCGTACGACGCAAACAACCAATTGTTTCCGGTAGCCTTTGTTGCAATTGTTGACAGTGAGAATCATGACTCTTGGAAGTATTTCTTGCGGAAGTTAAAGGAAGCCATTGGTGAGGTTGAAAATCTTATGTTCAtatcggataggcatcaaagcattgaacatGTTGTTGAGGTTGTTTTCCCAGAAGCATGCCACTGTGCATGCTTCAAGCATATTACTATGAATGTCGTTCACAAGTTTAAGACTGATGTATGCAACCAACAAATATGGCTTGCAGATTACGCATGGAACAAGACGGAATGTGATAGACATTTTGAGGTGCTGAAACAGATGGACCATGCCATTGCTACATACGTCGAGCAAATAGGGTTTGAAAAGTGGGCTCGTCCTTATTGTCCAGGCGATCGGTACAGCATAATGACAAGCAACGCTGCCGAAAGCTTCAACAAGGTGACAGAAGAATTCAGAAAATATCCAGTAACTATTTTGGTTGACTTCATCAGGTTCACACTTCAAAATTGGTTTGCTTCTCGTCTCGAAAAGGCAAGTAAGTGCGCTACTCCTTTGGCTACTACTTTTGAAAATGATTTAAAGGATCTACACAAAGATGGTATGTTCAGGAGTGTCCTTCGTAATGGTGCCCAATTGTTCAACGTTGGTACGAGTCCTCAAGGTGagagaggtggtgatgtgaactTAGTGGAGAGAACATGCACTTGCGGACTTTTCCAAACGCTCAAAATCCCTTGTCCCCATGCATGTGCCGCAGAAGTTAGTCAGAATGTGAGCGTGTACACACTTTGCTCTCCATATTACACAAAAGAAACGTGTAAGAAGATCTACGATGCCACAATTAATATTGTTGGGGAGGAGGATGAGTGGGTACTACCAGAACACATCAAGAACATAAGAATCGGGGTACCAGTGGAGAAAAAACCAGTAGGTCGGCCTAGGAAGAGCAATGTAGGTAGAAGACCGACGAAGCGTCGACCGTCCAATGGTCAGGTGGTAGTGGAACCTCATCACTGCTCGCTATGTCACGGTACAGGGCACAACAGAGCTACATGCAAAGCTCGAGTTTGAACCATTTctctaatatttaaatgaatATGTGTTGTATTGCTGGTTGTTGTTTAACAGGACTATCGCATGAATATTTAACAATATGCAACATTGTCCGATTTATTTGCGATATTGTGCGATTTTCTCCTAGATTATTACTTTTTGGTATGTTTAGCGACATCTATTGCGACATTATGCGATGTGTGATATATGGCATTTTTAGTGCGATTTTAACGATATTATGCGATTACTGTGCGATGTTTGTGCGATGTTAACTAACAAGATCTTCAATTTTGGTTTGTTTTGTTCTGTATTTTGTTTGGCGATATTATGCGCTGAATGTACGATTTATATGCGATTCTAACCagaatcatttttcaaaaaataaagaaattgatACAAGCAACAATTTAAATAGCTTTAAATTTacttgatatatataatttcggggagattataatacaattacaaaagttTGTGTGTATAAGAATAACATTACAAAAACCTACAAAAAACTACCATGTTAAGTTCTGGTAAAATAAGTCCACACACCACCTATGTCTAAAGGTGAGCATGTTACCATCATTAACATGCTCTAACGACCGGTTCAGCATCAAGTGCTCAATGTGCTCCATGGCATACACTCCACAATtgccactaaaaataaaaaaattactaaatattAGCAACAATTAAGTTAAGTAATTCATAATGGAgtgcaaaattaaataaattactcaaaatatacaaaaaaaaaaaagagattcacCTGCTCTTCGTTTGTGGTGCAACCTCAGAGGTAACTCGTCTATAATGTAGGGGTAGGAGCTGAGTGAGATCGCCCAACTCCACCGGATGTACATAATTATTGTATGGGAAATAACCGCTAGCTCGAATTAGATTTGCAAATAGCTCGCTGTAAGGCTTCAAATATGACTTCGTGGCTTCCTCAGCGGTGCCACCGATATCAGAATCATATACAATGATCTCCCAGTTGTCAATATCCACCTCAACTGCCACCCAGTGGCGCTCTTTGGGAAGGTGCAACACAAAGTATATGTAATCCTGGTTCTCCCAACATGGCAAGTATATGTGCGGTATCCCCTACACGTAATTCATAACACTCTTATCCCATTTCATCTTGCTCTTGTCACCCTCATAGTAATTCCAATACATGGCAAAGATCTGTGGAGCAGATGTGTCCAAAACTACACCTTTTCGAGTGTAGACTTTTGGGTACAGGGTCCGTCTTCTTCTCAATAAGTGCGCCATGGCATCAAGTTGTTGTGTTCCAAAAGAAAACAGTAAGACAGATATCGCATAAAAGTCGCACAAATATCGCAGGAAATTGCACAAAGAAATTACCAAAATTGTTTCAAAAATTGCACAAAAATCGCTCGTTTATCGCACATAAGTcgcaaaaaaaacataaatcagTGAATAATCGCACATAAATTGCATAAAAGTCGCATACACAAATTAAACAGAAAGTGCAAACATCGCATATAAGTCGCACAAATatttaaaaacacaataaattaattctGTTAAGAAATAACTTACAGCATCGTCGAGCCATTCGTTCAGCACCACCAATTTCACGAACCAGGATCTAGTGGCTTCGCCAGTGTGAACATCCCTAGGACGGCCGTTGTCCCTAGCATAAGTGATCCACTTCTGGAAAAATTTTAACAGCCGGTAGTCCGCAGGTTTCAGTGTGTCTACTACCACGGGCCCATGTCGTTGTTTCTTCTTCCCAGCTGTGTAGTCATTCAAGAAAACCGGCTTCTGCTTTCGCCTAACCCTGCAGAACTCCACCCCAGCTGGTGGCTCTTGCAACTCTTCCACATCCTGAGATTCTGTACCACCCAGCGAAATGACAATGGCGTTTGCAGGAGTAGCAGGAACGTCACATACGTCAGGTTGCCAATCTTCTGGGtagacatcatcatcatcatcatatctCGGCGGTGATGGATGTACCGTCTGTAATGGCTCTGCCGTGTCTGATGGATGTGTCGGGTATGATTGATGTGACGGCGCTGATGGTTGTGTCGGCTCCGAAGGCTGCTTTTGTAACAAACTTATCACGGTCGCAATCTGATCCATGATAAGAttctgttggaagttatttcaccaggaacttagatctactcacaagtatgttgatttaacaacctaaatatgaacttctaaaacgataggaaattaaacacataagagtatcagaaatcttacagtgattgcagcggaatatatgtctcctcccactcagatctctaacccttgattcctttctgtagcagagtataatcaagatctgagcccgatagtccttctttgttgtttctgaattctacacagccttcctcactatgattgaggtattacttgatgtgtgtgggcactactctagcacttatacttttcgaaacagtgaaggaagagagagagagggtggcggctcagagagaattttctgagagaaaattctttcagaataatgttgtgaaaaggttgtacagttgtgttcaactctgaagcctttgccttctatttatagaagaccacccagggctatgattgacatttggaattgaaaaaatcaaagagaaaaaggaagctaagtggccggcctaggcattgtggaaacaaggcttgccacttttccaactttccttttcctacactgatagtttcctgttttgtcaaaaactgccaattcctttgttcaaccacataaatgtcaaatctaattatttaataattaaaattaattatcaaataatatattgtcatttattttattaataatgaaactaattaaagtttcctaattaataaatatgcccttcaaaatctctatttactgttttgcccttaataagtgataaattctcaaatagacaattctatcttgagaatttttaattgattaattaaaatcaattagatgagtcttacaagtaatatcatctcaactagtgaggggaccatgggtctatatatccgagcttccaataaccaGATcgagaatttaccacttaaattcactgacttattaattcttcgttgaatccacacatagaactcagaattcaCCCAGATcgagaatgctctatatgttccaccatatagacacattattagttatccattgttataatcctaatgtgatcaatgatcctctatatggatgatttacactgtaaagggactaaattaccgtaacaccctacaatgtattttatccttaaaacacttaaccctgtataaatgatatttcaactaagtgaaatgagtactcaatcatttatctcgtttggttaagcttgaaggaaatcaccctttgcttactattcgccagatagaagctatagattccatatttatgttagcgctcccactcaatcgcactaccgtgttcccaaaatgtatgtattgcccagactaaagattaggcttaactaacaaatcaaagaacacgaataatactcttgaaattaagcctaaccatatcaggatttcgatcatgtgatctaggatcaacttatgatattgaattgaatagatgtttacggtaagtttcaaaatctaattcaaagttcaatatcggtccattccaatgcatactccatgcatccaacctgagctttactttaacctatgttctggaaagaacataacatttctccaaatgtaagtaaactctgttgtagattgtcatatcagtgaaacccagtgttctgataaatctaggaatactttattcacatagtcatgtttattttccactgtgtttacaacacaataaacatgatcaagtatttgaaaaggggtttggatgaatttataaatcaaatagacaagcaattgaataagtgaaccaaaacatacacaagtgaatgaaaaattacttctgttactttattgatattgaataatctggattacattgaaacagagttttatttagggcataaaacccaacaaactcccacttgcactaatataaaacaaatcagtacatttcaattaatcctaaattctgacggtacttttcgaatgaagttactgccaagactttggtgaatggatcagccaagttatcctgcgtatccactttctccaccagtacatcccctcttgccacatattctctgataatatgatactttctttctatatgcttacttctcttgtggctccgaggttccttactgttggctatagctctagtgttatcacaaagcaggactagaggcctttccattccaggaactacaccgagactggtgaagaacttcctaagccagacaacctctttagtcGCTTcaccgcagctatgtattctgcctccatggtagaatccgaaatcgcagtttgtttagcacttctccaaaccactgctccacccccaagagtaaacaccatcccagatgtagatttcctgtcttcaagacatccctggaaatctgagtctgcatagcctaagggatttaaagcaccacccttgtagactaatacataatctcttgtactctttaagtatttcaaaatatacttaacagcattccaatgtacccgtcctggatttgactgatacctgctcacgattccaactgcatagcagatgtcaggtctagtgcatagcatagcatacattagacttccaactgcagaagcataaggaattttcgccatgtcttctatctcttgaggatcagtaggacactgttccttagatagacggataccatgtctagagggcatgtttgccccgttggtattggtcatggaaaatctctctagaactttgtcaatgtaagctgtttgagagagagcaagggatctgttctttcggtttctgacaatctgaataccacgaacataggctgcctcacccaagtctttcatgtcgaattgagtgtcaagccattccttgatgtgagtcattttcttgacattgtttccaatgatcaaaatgtcatcaacataaaggaccaagaatactactatttggttttccttgagttggtaaacacaaggttcatcttcattctgatgaaagccgtaggttttgatgatttcatcaaaccttttattccatgagcgagaagcttgcttaagtccatatatggacctatttaatttgcaaactttattctcttgcccaggaagaacataaccttctggttgctccatatagatggtttcttcaagaagcctattaagaaaggctgtcttgacatccatttgccaaatttcataatctaaagcggcagctttggagagaagaattcggatggatttgagcatggcaaccggactaaaagtttcctcatagtccacaccttctctctgggtataacccttggcgaccagtctagctttgaaagtttcgacttcgcctccagcacctcttttcttcttgtagacccatttacatccaattggacgaaaatcatcaggtggttctacatattcccagactttgttctttttcatggaatccatttctgaatccataccggctgaccatcgcttccattgcggacttgccattgcctgtttataggttaatgggtcgtcatcaataccgtcaccaacgaccatattgatttcaccatccaagccataacgagatggttttgtagaaaccctcccactacgacgaggagcggtgaccttctgaacaggagctttagtagtagttttctc
This window harbors:
- the LOC133032173 gene encoding uncharacterized protein LOC133032173 → MSYEKAWRCREKAVMYKRGTPAESYTKLYGYFYMREQKNPGTITDIVSEDNRFKYCFWSLDACRKGFKFCRPVISMDGTFLKTKYGGTLLVVVAYDANNQLFPVAFVAIVDSENHDSWKYFLRKLKEAIGEVENLMFISDRHQSIEHVVEVVFPEACHCACFKHITMNVVHKFKTDVCNQQIWLADYAWNKTECDRHFEVLKQMDHAIATYVEQIGFEKWARPYCPGDRYSIMTSNAAESFNKVTEEFRKYPVTILVDFIRFTLQNWFASRLEKASKCATPLATTFENDLKDLHKDGMFRSVLRNGAQLFNVGTSPQGERGGDVNLVERTCTCGLFQTLKIPCPHACAAEVSQNVSVYTLCSPYYTKETCKKIYDATINIVGEEDEWVLPEHIKNIRIGVPVEKKPVGRPRKSNVGRRPTKRRPSNGQVVVEPHHCSLCHGTGHNRATCKARV